Within Chelatococcus sp. HY11, the genomic segment CGCCGGGATGGAGTGGGACACGTTCTCGCTTGAGGACGACTCGAACATCCCCCTGCAGGAGACTGGCGCGCTGCGCGAGATGTTCGTCTCGCAGCAGATCCGCGACGTTGCCTACAACCTGACCCTCGCTTTCGCGAAGGGCGTCTGGCTCGATCGGCTGGGCGACCAGCACGGCACGGCGCGCATGCCGCTGGTAGCGGAGCCTCGCGACTTCGCAACCAATCCAGAAGATTGGGAATCCGACGACCGCTACCGCGGCCGCATTCAGCTCGCGCCGGAAGGCTTTGCATCGTCTGGCACGCCCGGCGGGTATCTCTACCACGCGATGGCTGCTTCGATTGACGTGCGCGATGCGGCTGTCGTGGTCCGGAACAAGGGCAAACACGACCCCATCGTCGAGATGACGGTTCTATCGCGCCTCGCCAACGGCGAACCGTCTGCTGCGCTCACGCGCGCCGTCCGCTCGCGGTTGATGCGCGATGACATCAAGCTTCTGACGGATGCCTTGCGGGTGCGCCCCGCGCGCCCCGTGTCATATGCGGTGAAGGCAACCTTGCTCATCCCGCCTGGGCCGGATCCGGCCGTTATCAAGGCGAACGCGGTTGCTTCGGTCCAAGCCATGGGCGACCGCTACCGGCGCCTTGGCGGCGGCGTCCCGCATTCCGCGATCGTCGCGTCCTTGCATGTCGCGGGCGTCGACAGCGCCGTGCAGGTGATGCCGACACAGAGCGTCGAGACCCTGCGCTTCCAATATGGGTTGCTGACGGGCGTCGATATCGCGGTGGAGGTGATGAGTGGCTGATCCAGTCTCTCTACTCCCCGACCCGACGCCGTGGGAGTTGTCCCATGAACTAACCGACGCCCAGCGCTGGTCACTCCTCGATCCGCAGTGGATCGTGCGCCAGACGGATCCGATGACGTGTGATCCGTCGATGCTTCCGGTCATTGCCTGGGGACGCTCGGTCGATCTCTGGTACGAAGACTGGAGTCTGGAAAAGAAGCGCTACGTCGCTGCCAACTGGTACGCCTACGAGCGTCTGAAGGGCAAGGCCGAAGGTTTCCGGCGCTTCTATAGCCTGGTTGGCGTGAAGCTGCTCAAGGTCACGGCGCCGCCGCAGGGTGTCTATCCGAAGCGCGGCTGGACCGACGAGGAACGGCAACGCTACCTCGCCCAGTTTCAGCAGATCCGCATCTACCCCAAGGTTCCGGTCCGCGAGTTCCAGCGCGGCTTCTTTGTCGCCTCAGCGGCGAGGTCAAAGGCGTTCGTCGGCCGCGTCGCGCCGACCGCGCACAAGGTCACGATCGATACCGTTGTGCGCGAGGCGCGTCTTTACGATCCCACGTCGGGCCAGGAGACAACGCTCACTCGCCGCGAGGTGGCAAGTCAGACGGTTCACTTCGGGTCGGCCTATCGGTTCGAGGATATCGTCCTCCCGGCCAAGGACGGCGGCTTCTATGTCGGCGACCATCTGCGCAATCGCTACCTGCGTGGTGAGCGCGCGCCCGAACGAGTCATCCGAACCGAGATTCAGCGGCCTTACGGTGTCGCGGTCTCCCGGCCCCAGTGGTCGAGCGTTGTGCCAACCGGGCGGCTCATCTCGATCAAGCCCGACTTGATCCGCGAACGCTTCCAGGATCGCGGTTCCTTCATCGGACGCGCGTCTACGGGCAAGCGCACGGCGATCTATCCCAAGCGCGACAAGGCGTGGCAGCACGTCTACGAGCGCTTCTACCTCTACGATCGAACGCGCGATAAAGGCGTGTCGGCCGGCGAGCGAGGCTCCTATGTGGGCCGCTGCTATCTCGGGATGACGCCCTACACGGCGCGCATGAAGGTCGAGATCCGCGGCAAGCGCAAATCCCGCGAGTTCCGCGTTGGGCGCCCGCCTGGCCTTTATCTGAAAGCCGAAGATCGCAGGCTCCTTGACCGCTCGCTTGAGGCCACAAGGGCCGCCAAGTCGTTGCGCGACACGATCTTCCTCCAAACCCAGACCCGCCGCAATCGCCGCTTTGGCGACCGGATGACCTTTGGCGACCGGATTGTCTTCGGCGCGAAAGTGGAGACATAGCCTCGTGCTGAGAGAAGTCATCTTCCGCGATGATCAGAAGATCACTACGCCGGACCTGAATAACCTTGGCGCCTTTTCGCGCCAGACCTTTGACGCCCTGGTCGCCAACGCGGTGTCGAGCCTTCGCTACTACACGGGCTTTACTGTCACCAAGACCGGACAGACGGAAATCACGGTTGCCGCGGGCCATTATTGGGGCGGCGGGCCTGTCTTCGTACGATCCGAACCGACCGTCTTCAACGTCCTGACGGGTGGCACCTACATGCCGAACGTCACGAAGCGCATCGTCGCGGTCGTGGCCTATGGTGAGCCGATCGAGACGGACGTCCAGGAGCGGTCTTTCGAGATCGACGACCAGGGCAATACCGAGCCGCAATCGGTCGCTATGGAGCGCCTGCGCTATGCGCGCATCGCCCTGGTGCCCGGCGCCGAAAGCCCGAGTCCCGTTCGGCCCACCCTGGACGTCGGCCTGATCCCGGTTGCCTGGGTGACGCTCTCCACGTCTGGCGTCGACAGCGTCGAGATGGACGAGAACTATCGGCTTCCGTCCGTGGAATCGCTGAAGCAACTGATCGACGCCATCAACGTGTGGCGCGATCAGATCGGGCAGATTCTCGACACCATCCAGTCGGAGCTCGTGCGCATTCAGGCGGCGATCCCGCCGGACTATCGCGATCTGCTGCTCAGCCTGTTGGCTCGCCTGGAAGCCCTGGAAAACCTCGCCAAGCAGCCGGCCAGCGCCGTCAGGACGTTCATCGACAAGTTCTCGAACCTGTCGGACAGCGACACGGCCTATGCCGGCTACGCCGCGCTGGTGGATGACGGCCTGCGGTTCCCGCAGGGTGATCCGAGCTACACGACGGTGGCCCTGGCCAACCCGCTTGACGCCAAGGTGAAGATCACCAACGGCATCATGACGCCGGCGCAGGATGCCACGGCCGTGCGCCTGTCGATCGGCAACCCGGATGGCGCGCTCTCCATCAGCCAATACCCGGTGCAGACAACCGAGCGCGTCCAAAAGATGATGACGCGCACCGTCACCAAATACGGAGACTGGTTCAATCTGTGCCGCGGCGGCCCGAAGGCGAGCGTCGACGATCTCCTGCGCTACCTCGGCGACGACATGACGCTCGCCGAGGCGAAGGTCGTTTACGAGGCGCTGTTCAACACGGTCAAGGCCGGGAACATTGAGCTCGACGACAAGCATCAGTTCGAGTTCCGTGGGGATGACGGCGAGACGTACACCTTCGAGATCAAGAGCTACAAGGCTGGCCGGGGATCCTACAACATCCGGCTTGTCTCGCTCGAGACGCACGAAGAGCCGTATTGGGACACGGTGACCAAGACCGTCACGGTGACCGCATCGCAGATCACTCAGACCTTCTTGAACGCGACGAACGGATGGCTGACCGAGGTCGGAATCCAGTTTGACCAGGTCGGCACGACGAGCGATGTGCAGGTTTACGTCTTCGAGGTCGCCAGCGACAAGCCGCTCAAGAACTCCATCATCTCGCGGGGCTCGATTCCCGTCGCGAACCTGGTGGGCAACGCGCTCAATAAGTGCCAGATCGAGCCGGTCTACCTCAAGGGCGGGCGCGCCTATGCGATCGGCATTGCGTCGACCGGCAACCACTTCGTCAAAGTCCGCACGGGCAACAAGTATCTGTCTGGGTCGGCTTTCTACCTGTCCGATCTCGGCGAATGGGAGCCCGTCCAGAATAGCGGCGACATCTGCATCAGCCTGTTTTTCGGGGCCTTCAAGCAGTCCCGCATTGAGGTCCAGATGCAGCCGCTCACGCGGGTTGATGGCATCGCGGGCATTCGTCTGAACGCCGCTCAGTACGTCCCGGAGGGCACGCAGTTGCTTTGGGAGGTGCAGCGCGCCGGCAAGTGGTACCAGATCTCTGAAGGCGAATACGGCGCCCTCGACGGCAACCCCACGCTGGTGAATCTGCGGGCCGTGTTCGTCGGAACGCGCGATCTGATGCCGGCTATCGACACCACACAGACCGAGATCGAGCTGCTCGGCCCGGTCGGCAACCTGACGCACTTCTCGAAAGAGCGGACGCTTGGAAGCTCCACGACGAGCATCCAGGTGCACTACGACATCGCGGGCTACGACAAGGACGAGCACACCTTCGGGTGCAGCCTGATCCTGGACGGCGGCGCGACCGAGGCGGCGGACAGCGTGACCATCACGCCCGATCCGCTCGACGCGACGACGGCTCGAGCCGTGGCTGTGTTCACGCCAGCGGCCTTGACCAAGTACCGCGTGAAAACGACCGGGAGCCGTGGGTCAGCGGCGGCTGGCTTCGTCGCGACCGAGCGTCGTGACTTTGTGTTCTAAGGAGGCCGCAATGACCAGGAAGACCACGAAAGCGCCCGATCCCATCGATGACGCCAAGATCTACGACGTGGTTCTCAACCGCGTCGTGGACCGCGGCAACGGCGTGTACCTGAAGCCGGAGCAGGAAGTGACTGTCTCGGGCAAGGTCTTGCGCGAGCTGGGGGATGCTGTCGATGGCTTTGAACCTCGCGAATAGGTTCCGCGCGGATACTGGCGTCGATTTTACGTCAGAGTTCTGGAACGGATTTGTGGGCGAGATCGACCTCGCCCTCAATGACCTAACCGGCAAGTCAGCCTCGTTCGAGGAAGCGCGAGCCGAGCTCATTCAGGCGGCCTTGTTCCGTCTGAACGAAATCCTATTGCCGGCTTATGAGCGCGTGTTTGAGTATCAGCAGGCGGGGTTTCTGACAGCGGAGATCGCGGACGACAGCGAGGTCACCTTCGCTGAAGGCTCGACGACGCTGGCGATCCACCCGGACAAGCGCGACCTTTTCCGGCCGACGCCTTTCGTGGCGCTCTCACGAGCCTCGATCAGCACCGACATCGCGATCGCCCGCCACGACAGCTACGACCCAGAGACAGGCGCTCTTGTCCTCACGATCGTCGCGGTGTCCGGTAATGCCGGGCCGCACTCCGACGTTATCGTGTCGGCGACGGCCGCTTCGGTCCAAGCTCAGCAGATCTTCCTGACGGACGCCAAGGCGGCGCGTGACAGGGCACAGGACTGGGCTGAAAAGGCCGTTGATGTCGCCGTCGAGACCGGAAAGTTCTCGGCCAAGCACCATGCGACGAAGGCGGCGGCGTCAGCCTCCGCTGCCGCTGGCTCCGCATCCACGGCGGCGACGAAGGCCGGTGAGGCGACGACGGC encodes:
- a CDS encoding phage tail protein I is translated as MADPVSLLPDPTPWELSHELTDAQRWSLLDPQWIVRQTDPMTCDPSMLPVIAWGRSVDLWYEDWSLEKKRYVAANWYAYERLKGKAEGFRRFYSLVGVKLLKVTAPPQGVYPKRGWTDEERQRYLAQFQQIRIYPKVPVREFQRGFFVASAARSKAFVGRVAPTAHKVTIDTVVREARLYDPTSGQETTLTRREVASQTVHFGSAYRFEDIVLPAKDGGFYVGDHLRNRYLRGERAPERVIRTEIQRPYGVAVSRPQWSSVVPTGRLISIKPDLIRERFQDRGSFIGRASTGKRTAIYPKRDKAWQHVYERFYLYDRTRDKGVSAGERGSYVGRCYLGMTPYTARMKVEIRGKRKSREFRVGRPPGLYLKAEDRRLLDRSLEATRAAKSLRDTIFLQTQTRRNRRFGDRMTFGDRIVFGAKVET
- a CDS encoding baseplate J/gp47 family protein — its product is MSRFSASTLDLSRIDKSTLFDPLSFETFRQERIDDLKARLEAAGMEWDTFSLEDDSNIPLQETGALREMFVSQQIRDVAYNLTLAFAKGVWLDRLGDQHGTARMPLVAEPRDFATNPEDWESDDRYRGRIQLAPEGFASSGTPGGYLYHAMAASIDVRDAAVVVRNKGKHDPIVEMTVLSRLANGEPSAALTRAVRSRLMRDDIKLLTDALRVRPARPVSYAVKATLLIPPGPDPAVIKANAVASVQAMGDRYRRLGGGVPHSAIVASLHVAGVDSAVQVMPTQSVETLRFQYGLLTGVDIAVEVMSG